The Rhododendron vialii isolate Sample 1 chromosome 6a, ASM3025357v1 genome includes a window with the following:
- the LOC131330266 gene encoding LRR receptor-like serine/threonine-protein kinase RGI5, which translates to MGKPTPFPSQFPLFFFFFLLWTTVAPLLVTSLSPDGITLLSLLSSSDPNSRSPILSSWNPSNSTPCSWQGITCSPQNRVISLSIPNTFLNLSFLPSQLSSLSSLQLLNLSSTNISGPIPPSFGSLSSLRLLDLSSNSLSGPIPLELGLLGVSLQFLFLNSNRLSGQIPLQLANLSSLQVLCLQDNVLNGSIPSQLGSLLSLQQFRVGGNPFLTGQIPPQLGLLTNLTTFGAAATGLSGVIPPTFGNLINLQTLALYDTDVFGSVPLELGLCSELRNLYLHMNKLTGTIPPQLGKLQKLTSLLMWGNALTGSIPSEISNCSSLVVFDVSANDLTGEIPIELGNLTVLEQLHLSDNSLTGLIPWQLSNCTSLTTLQLDKNQLSGPIPWQIGYLKLLQTFFLWGNSVSGTIPSSFGNCSELYALDLSGNKLTGQIPEELFGLKKLSKLLLLGNFLSGGLPKSVANCQSLVRLRLGENQLSGQIPKELGELQNLVFLDLYMNHFSGGLPYEIANITVLELLDVHNNYITGEIPSQLGELVNLEQLDLSRNSFTGEIPLAFGNFSYLNKLILNNNLLTGSVPTSIRNLQKLTLLDLSFNSLSGGIPPEIGYVSSLTISLDLSSNGFTGEIPETFTGLTQLQSLDLSRNMLNGSISVLGFLTSLTSLNLSYNNFSGPIPVTPFFRTLTPNSFLKNPNLCESFDGSTCSSRLGRRSGVKSAKTVTLVAVILASVTIAIVASWILVTRTHKYAIEKSLGLSASSSGAEDFSYPWTFIPFQKLNFSIDNILGCLNDENVIGKGCSGVVYKAEMTGGELIAVKKLWKTKKDEEPAMDSFAAEIQILGHIRHRNIVKLLGYCSNKSVKLLLYNYISNGNLQQLLLGNRNLDWETRYKIAVGSAQGLAYLHHDCVPAILHRDVKCNNILLDSKFEAYLADFGLAKLMNSPNYHHAISRVAGSYGYIAPEYGYTMNITEKSDVYSYGVVLLEILSGRSAVEPQIGDGLHIVEWVKKKMGSFEPAVTILDSKLQGLPDQMVQEMLQTLGIAMFCVNSSPAERPTMKEVVALLMEVKSPAEEWGKTSQPLIKQSSNQR; encoded by the exons ATGGGAAAACCAACCCCTTTTCCTAGTCAATTTCccctgttcttcttcttcttcctcttgtGGACAACAGTAGCACCACTACTggtgacctctctctctcctgatgGCATAACCCTTCTCTCACTCCTCTCATCTTCCGACCCTAACTCCAGATCCCCTATCCTCTCCTCTTGGAACCCATCAAACTCCACACCCTGTTCATGGCAGGGGATAACCTGTTCTCCACAAAACAGGGTTATTTCACTCTCCATCCCAAACACATTCCTCAacctctccttcctcccctCACagctttcctctctctcctctctccaacTCCTCAACCTCTCCTCCACCAACATCTCCGGCCCAATCCCCCCTTCTTTTGgttccctctcctctctccgcCTCCTTGACCTCTCTTCCAATTCCCTCTCCGGTCCCATTCCTCTCGAACTCGGCCTCCTCGGCGTTTCACTCCAGTTCCTATTCCTCAATTCCAACCGATTATCTGGTCAAATCCCACTACAACTTGCTAATCTCTCCTCACTACAAGTCCTCTGCCTCCAAGACAATGTGCTTAACGGCTCCATTCCCTCTCAACTTGGCTCATTATTGTCCCTCCAGCAGTTTAGGGTTGGTGGAAACCCTTTTTTAACCGGTCAAATCCCACCACAGTTAGGGTTACTCACAAATCTCACCACATTCGGGGCGGCGGCCACCGGACTCTCCGGTGTCATTCCACCCACGTTTGGAAACCTAATAAATCTCCAAACCCTAGCTCTTTATGACACCGACGTGTTTGGTTCTGTCCCACTTGAACTAGGGTTGTGTTCAGAGTTAAGGAACTTGTACTTGCACATGAACAAACTCACTGGTACAATCCCACCTCAACTGGGTAAGTTGCAAAAACTCACTAGCTTGCTTATGTGGGGGAATGCACTCACTGGTTCAATCCCATCTGAGATCTCCAACTGCTCATCCCTTGTTGTATTTGATGTCTCTGCCAACGATTTAACCGGTGAAATCCCGATTGAGTTGGGGAATCTAACAGTCCTTGAGCAACTTCATTTGTCCGATAATTCTCTTACGGGTCTGATTCCATGGCAATTGAGTAACTGCACTAGTCTTACAACACTTCAGCTGGATAAGAACCAGTTATCTGGTCCTATTCCATGGCAAATTGGCTACTTGAAGCTATTGCAGACCTTCTTCTTGTGGGGAAACTCGGTTTCCGGTACGATACCATCCTCCTTTGGGAATTGTTCGGAACTCTACGCGCTCGATCTTTCAGGTAACAAACTCACCGGGCAAATTCCAGAAGAGCTATTTGGCTTAAAGAAGCTAAGCAAGCTACTTCTGTTGGGGAACTTCTTATCGGGTGGACTGCCTAAAAGTGTAGCCAATTGCCAATCTTTGGTCAGATTGAGGCTTGGGGAAAACCAGCTTTCCGGTCAGATTCCCAAAGAGTTGGGGGAACTGCAGAATCTTGTGTTtcttgatttgtatatgaaccATTTTTCAGGCGGTTTGCCTTATGAGATCGCTAATATCACAGTTCTAGAGCTTCTGGATGTGCACAACAATTACATAACAGGAGAAATACCGTCTCAGCTAGGGGAGCTAGTGAACTTGGAGCAACTTGATCTCAGCAGAAACAGCTTCACCGGTGAAATTCCCCTTGCTTTTGGTAATTTTAGTTACTTGAACAAGCTCATTCTCAACAATAATTTGCTTACTGGATCCGTGCCAACATCCATTCGGAACCTGCAGAAATTAACTCTTCTTGATTTGAGCTTCAATAGTCTCTCGGGTGGAATCCCACCCGAGATTGGCTATGTCTCAAGCTTAACCATTAGTTTGGACTTGAGCTCAAATGGGTTTACAGGCGAAATCCCTGAGACTTTCACTGGTTTGACGCAATTACAATCGCTTGATCTTTCACGTAACATGCTTAACGGAAGCATTTCGGTTCTGGGTTTCCTTACTAGTCTCACTTCGTTAAATCTCTCGTACAACAATTTCTCTGGTCCAATTCCTGTGACACCCTTTTTTCGAACCTTAACTCCTAATTCGTTCCTGAAGAACCCGAACCTTTGTGAATCCTTCGATGGGTCCACTTGTTCTTCGCGGTTGGGTCGCAGAAGTGGGGTTAAATCCGCCAAAACCGTAACTTTGGTAGCAGTAATCCTAGCTTCTGTTACAATTGCAATCGTTGCATCATGGATTCTGGTGACCCGGACCCACAAGTACGCCATTGAAAAATCCTTGGGGCTATCAGCCTCATCATCAGGGGCTGAGGATTTTTCTTATCCGTGGACTTTCATTCCGTTTCAGAAGCTCAATTTCTCCATTGACAACATCTTGGGATGCCTAAACGACGAAAATGTGATTGGAAAGGGTTGTTCTGGAGTTGTTTACAAGGCAGAAATGACTGGTGGCGAGTTGATCGCAGTGAAAAAGCTATGGAAAACGAAGAAGGACGAAGAACCGGCTATGGACTCTTTTGCTGCAGAAATTCAAATTCTAGGACACATAAGGCACCGGAACATAGTGAAGCTCCTAGGGTACTGTTCCAATAAGAGTGTTAAGCTCCTTCTCTACAATTACATATCCAACGGTAATTTGCAGCAACTGCTGTTGGGTAACAGGAATTTGGATTGGGAAACTAGGTATAAGATTGCAGTTGGATCAGCTCAGGGTCTTGCTTATCTTCATCACGATTGTGTTCCAGCAATCCTCCACAGAGATGTGAAGTGTAATAATATACTCTTGGATTCCAAGTTCGAGGCTTACTTGGCCGATTTTGGACTGGCGAAGCTGATGAATTCACCGAATTACCACCACGCAATCTCCAGAGTAGCCGGGTCTTACGGGTATATTGCACCAG AATATGGTTATACTATGAACATAACAGAGAAGAGCGACGTTTATAGCTATGGAGTGGTTTTGTTGGAGATTCTAAGCGGGCGTAGTGCTGTTGAGCCCCAGATTGGTGACGGACTTCACATCGTGGAGTgggtgaagaagaagatgggaagCTTTGAACCGGCTGTTACGATTCTTGATTCAAAGCTCCAAGGGCTGCCTGATCAGATGGTGCAAGAAATGCTTCAAACACTTGGAATTGCAATGTTTTGCGTCAATTCATCGCCAGCCGAACGGCCCACCATGAAGGAAGTGGTGGCATTGTTGATGGAAGTGAAGAGTCCAGCTGAGGAGTGGGGGAAAACTTCACAACCTCTAATAAAGCAGTCCTCAAACCAGAGAtga
- the LOC131328469 gene encoding uncharacterized protein LOC131328469 yields MEKSHDILDEERGVVFISDRHREIKEGIAKVFSSSFHAYCLYDLKSNLRTCLASTNVKTGENCPVTSFLENWTNPDRVHPYCLMSAGRMFFFPGQRYGAMSSTLTECFNSWILKERELPVVDMVDLKTWKVIPSSADIFEVDTDPSVNVDIGRRTCSCCWWQLNGFPCCHAVCAIKYSGKDLNLYVERYFHIESYREVYSKPIYPVASLWKGDVVDCGTSILPPLSKKPPGRPKKKRIHLNGENIREMTCGRCGKMGNHNKLTCKADLRPDF; encoded by the exons ATGGAGAAGTCACATGATATTTTGGATGAAGAGAGAGGGGTTGTTTTTATATCTGACCGTCACAGAGAAATAAAAGAGGGTATTGCGAAGGTGTTTTCTTCAAGCTTTCATGCTTACTGTCTCTATGATTTGAAGAGTAACTTGCGTACTTGTTTAGCATCCACAAATGTCAA AACCGGTGAAAATTGTCCGGTTACTAGTTTTCTAGAGAATtggaccaatccggaccgtgtacacccctatTGTCTAATGAGCGCTGGGCGAATGTTTTTTTTCCCGGGGCAACGTTATGGAGCAATGTCCTCTACTCTAACTGAGTGCTTTAACTCATGGATATTGAAAGAGCGTGAATTGCCCGTGGTGGATATGGTTGATC TTAAAACATGGAAAGTGATTCCTTCAAGTGCTGATATATTTGAAGTTGATACCGATCCGTCTGTAAATGTTGATATTGGGAGGCGTACATGCAGTTGTTGTTGGTGGCAGTTGAATGGATTTCCTTGTTGTCACGCTGTCTGTGCTATCAAATATAGTGGTAAGGATTTAAACTTGTACGTAGAGCGTTATTTTCACATTGAGAGTTATCGTGAGGTGTATTCAAAACCAATTTATCCGGTTGCGTCATTGTGGAAAGGTGATGTGGTTGATTGTGGTACTAGTATTCTGCCACCCTTGTCAAAAAAGCCTCCAGGGAGGCCTAAGAAAAAGAGGATTCATTTGAATGGGGAGAATATTAGAGAAATGACGTGCGGTAGGTGTGGGAAGATGGGAAATCATAACAAACTTACTTGTAAGGCGGATTTGAGGCCTGATTTTTAG
- the LOC131328470 gene encoding embryogenesis-like protein: MEMRDGLYLQNVSEKLGVFTSLRTSSLLFPVVSLLPSNKMLQRSAISLCKSLSRYPFQRSSIPSSCFTLRSLSNSVSPPKHMKTHHDILLRPTSCNNYATTTRFKIFGNTPRQYSSSVDTSKVVDEINLKFAEARDEIETALESKETVYFNEEAECARDAVKEVLDMYEELLAKLSEKERGVIQRSMGLKIEQLKAELQQLNE, from the exons ATGGAAATGCGTGATGGACTATATTTACAAAACGTTTCAGAAA AATTGGGGGTTTTCACTTCATTGCGTACATCCTCTCTTCTCTTCCCTGTGGTTTCTCTTTTGCCATCAAACAAAATGCTTCAACGTTCAGCAATCTCCCTCTGCAAATCACTTTCCAGATACCCGTTTCAGCGATCTTCGATACCCAGTTCTTGTTTTACCTTGAGATCACTCTCAAACTCAGTTTCGCCTCCAAAACACATGAAAACCCACCACGATATTCTTCTTCGCCCAACAAGCTGCAATAACTATGCAACTACTACCCGGTTCAAGATTTTTGGGAATACGCCTAGGCAATATAGTAGTAGCGTTGATACGAGCAAAGTGGTCGACGAGATCAATCTTAAGTTCGCGGAGGCAAGGGATGAGATAGAGACAGCTTTGGAATCCAAAGAGACTGTCTACTTCAATGAAGAAGCTGAGTGTGCTAGGGACGCGGTTAAAGAAGTTTTGGATATGTACGAGGAGTTGCTAGCAAAGTTGTCAGAGAAAGAAAGGGGCGTAATTCAGAGGTCTATGGGGCTCAAGATTGAGCAATTGAAGGCTGAACTTCAACAACTGAATGAGTAG